A single region of the Triticum dicoccoides isolate Atlit2015 ecotype Zavitan chromosome 2B, WEW_v2.0, whole genome shotgun sequence genome encodes:
- the LOC119368648 gene encoding uncharacterized protein LOC119368648 — translation MAAAMLPRLAVVAALVALMCAVAVAQNVPAVGGAPVCDGVDQNVVNACFESCGKGMKIATADRTTSAGNTKVQVDCCVAFGGHSCMCQMKKAWKAQGKSAQNNVQCVREKAC, via the coding sequence ATGGCAGCAGCAATGCTCCCGAGGCTCGCTGTCGTGGCGGCGCTGGTCGCGCTGATGTGCGCCGTCGCTGTGGCCCAGAATGTACCTGCCGTCGGCGGTGCGCCGGTCTGCGACGGTGTTGATCAGAATGTCGTGAATGCGTGCTTCGAGAGCTGTGGAAAAGGTATGAAAATTGCCACTGCCGACAGGACTACTTCGGCGGGTAATACCAAGGTTCAAGTGGACTGCTGTGTAGCCTTTGGAGGCCACTCGTGCATGTGCCAGATGAAGAAGGCGTGGAAGGCTCAGGGCAAAAGTGCCCAGAATAATGTGCAGTGCGTcagggaaaaggcatgctag